In Pseudomonadota bacterium, one genomic interval encodes:
- a CDS encoding MoaD/ThiS family protein, which produces MLLVKLGGSLAGQAGGQTEFHVEGRNVIEMLRNLGELCPALKPVLEKGVTVSVDGRLQREATYHPLTPDNEIFLLPRMAGG; this is translated from the coding sequence ATGCTGCTGGTCAAGCTGGGCGGCTCCCTTGCCGGCCAGGCCGGCGGTCAGACCGAGTTCCACGTCGAGGGGCGCAACGTCATCGAGATGTTGCGCAACCTCGGCGAACTCTGTCCTGCCCTGAAGCCGGTGCTGGAGAAAGGCGTCACCGTGTCGGTCGATGGCCGGCTTCAGCGCGAAGCGACCTATCACCCGCTGACGCCGGACAACGAGATCTTTCTGCTGCCGCGCATGGCCGGCGGCTGA
- the yqeC gene encoding selenium cofactor biosynthesis protein YqeC, translating into MTGDNDLLDQLQAREGIVCFAGAGGKKTSMVHLAALHDGRVGLTNTIKVPFRLKRESDDLIPLDEGTDVETALATFAGKRIVGYAGPKTRSFRLEGIAPETIAAIHKTGEFDATYVKVDGARMRLAKGHKPGEPILVPGTTTVLLFASVHVVGRTLDEETVHHPEIFAGLSGATVGDVITQTHLADALGHQVATIGATTSARIVPVINMADDEAQEAVAHGVADSLWQSAPAVERLAITSMIRPDPLKALLVR; encoded by the coding sequence ATGACGGGTGACAACGACCTGCTCGACCAGTTGCAGGCGCGCGAGGGTATCGTCTGTTTCGCGGGCGCCGGCGGCAAGAAGACGAGCATGGTTCATCTGGCCGCGCTTCATGACGGCCGCGTGGGCCTGACCAACACGATCAAGGTTCCGTTTCGCCTGAAGCGCGAGTCCGACGACCTGATACCGCTTGATGAGGGTACTGATGTCGAGACCGCTTTGGCGACGTTCGCCGGCAAGCGGATCGTCGGTTACGCCGGGCCGAAGACCCGCTCGTTCCGTCTGGAGGGTATCGCGCCCGAGACGATTGCGGCCATCCACAAGACCGGCGAATTCGACGCGACTTATGTCAAGGTCGATGGCGCGCGCATGCGCCTGGCCAAGGGGCATAAACCGGGCGAGCCCATCCTGGTTCCGGGCACGACAACCGTCCTGCTGTTCGCCTCGGTCCACGTCGTCGGGCGGACACTGGATGAGGAGACGGTGCATCATCCGGAGATCTTTGCGGGGCTGTCGGGCGCGACGGTTGGTGATGTCATCACCCAGACCCATCTTGCTGACGCCCTGGGCCATCAGGTCGCGACCATCGGTGCCACGACATCGGCGCGCATCGTGCCGGTCATCAACATGGCCGACGACGAGGCTCAGGAGGCTGTCGCGCACGGTGTCGCGGATAGCCTCTGGCAAAGCGCGCCGGCTGTCGAGCGCCTGGCCATCACGTCGATGATTCGGCCCGACCCGCTCAAAGCCCTTCTGGTCCGTTAA
- a CDS encoding serine hydrolase, whose product MGNELSLMRRFPAGAGEQVTIANMQEGPFNRWAFRNLRRLLPTANVWRGDGAVTDLPAAPTCFDDIAFQDRDGKTQTVKQHLDTGYTDGFVVLHEGAMVTERYGDGVQAHEPHLLMSVTKSFAGSLTGILVERGLVSPDDTVTDIIPEVAGSAYDGAKVRHVLDMSVGMEYDEDYENPNSDVALLDVAAGWRPSREGAPDNLRDYIATMRPAGEHGAAFHYVSTNTDLLGWILERVSGQDFATLLSREIWQPMGAEADAYITLDRLGAPQTDGGLCVTTRDLARFGLLHLRNGVLNGRRIVPESWIRDFRENGDAAAWDRGNFAEFMPGCHYRSKWYTDLNDAHRPYLGIGIHGQMLFVDPAASVVIARHSSHPAPADDKFFDDMERAFKAIAHALSD is encoded by the coding sequence ATGGGTAACGAGCTTTCGCTGATGCGGCGGTTTCCCGCCGGCGCCGGCGAACAGGTGACGATCGCCAACATGCAGGAAGGTCCTTTCAACCGGTGGGCCTTCAGGAACCTGAGACGGCTGCTGCCGACGGCCAACGTCTGGCGTGGCGATGGGGCGGTGACCGACTTGCCGGCTGCCCCAACCTGTTTTGACGATATCGCGTTTCAGGATCGCGACGGAAAGACGCAGACCGTCAAACAGCATCTCGACACCGGCTATACGGACGGTTTTGTCGTGCTGCACGAAGGCGCCATGGTGACCGAGCGGTATGGCGATGGCGTTCAGGCACACGAACCCCATCTCCTGATGTCGGTGACCAAGTCATTTGCCGGTTCGCTAACCGGCATCCTTGTCGAACGCGGTCTGGTATCGCCCGATGATACCGTCACCGACATCATCCCGGAGGTCGCGGGGTCGGCCTATGACGGCGCCAAGGTGCGCCACGTTCTCGATATGAGCGTGGGCATGGAATACGACGAGGATTACGAGAACCCGAACAGCGATGTCGCACTGTTGGATGTCGCGGCGGGATGGCGACCGTCGCGCGAGGGCGCGCCCGACAATCTTCGCGACTACATTGCGACCATGCGTCCGGCCGGTGAGCACGGTGCCGCGTTCCACTATGTGTCCACGAACACGGACCTGCTCGGTTGGATCCTAGAGCGCGTCTCCGGCCAAGACTTCGCGACCCTGCTGTCGCGCGAGATCTGGCAGCCCATGGGGGCGGAGGCCGATGCCTATATCACGCTCGACCGGCTTGGCGCGCCGCAGACCGATGGCGGGTTGTGCGTGACGACCCGCGACCTCGCGCGCTTTGGCTTGCTGCATCTTCGAAACGGTGTGTTGAACGGCAGGCGCATTGTGCCTGAATCCTGGATCCGCGACTTCCGCGAGAACGGTGATGCCGCAGCGTGGGACCGCGGCAATTTCGCGGAGTTCATGCCTGGTTGTCACTATCGGTCGAAGTGGTACACGGATCTGAACGACGCCCACCGGCCCTATCTCGGCATCGGCATCCACGGCCAGATGCTGTTCGTTGATCCGGCCGCGAGCGTGGTCATCGCGCGCCATTCCAGCCATCCCGCGCCAGCAGACGACAAGTTCTTCGATGACATGGAACGTGCGTTCAAGGCGATCGCCCATGCCCTCTCCGACTGA
- a CDS encoding serine hydrolase, protein MPSPTDPNAVTATNFQDPPHSAWGFHHVRERQPTAKVWRGPGPVWALMNEPRDIGAIAYQAGDGGTRTVADMLSGDHLDGFIALHRGVIVAEAYGNGMRPQDTHILMSTTKSFTGSLAGVLADQGLLDTQARVTDVLPKLDGTAYDGATVRHLLDMRVGLDFSEDYDNPESDFAYLDAASGWRPPIRPDAPDNLLDFMRIIRAEPPHGGAFHYVSANSVVLGWVLEAVAGEPFADLLSRLIWQPMGAEFDADLAVDRQGRSQTEGGLNVTLRDLARFGELHRLGGIVDGRRVVPEAWIKDMRENGDADAWDKGTMAGPFPGHHYRSQWYTNRQHPHKPFFTLGAFGQTVFVDPVAELVMAKLSCFPGGSGEDALWGDLMRAFYAIGDSFAGS, encoded by the coding sequence ATGCCCTCTCCGACTGATCCGAACGCGGTCACCGCGACCAACTTCCAGGACCCGCCACACAGCGCCTGGGGGTTTCATCACGTGCGCGAACGCCAACCGACGGCCAAGGTTTGGCGCGGGCCAGGCCCGGTTTGGGCGCTGATGAATGAGCCGCGCGACATTGGCGCGATAGCCTACCAGGCCGGTGATGGCGGTACGCGAACGGTCGCCGACATGCTGAGTGGCGACCATCTCGACGGGTTCATCGCGCTGCATCGCGGCGTCATTGTCGCCGAGGCGTACGGCAACGGCATGCGGCCCCAGGACACCCATATCTTGATGTCGACGACCAAATCGTTCACCGGTTCGCTGGCCGGCGTTTTGGCCGATCAGGGCTTGCTGGATACGCAAGCGCGCGTCACCGACGTGCTGCCGAAGCTCGACGGGACGGCCTATGACGGTGCGACCGTGCGCCATCTTCTCGACATGCGGGTCGGTCTCGACTTTTCCGAGGACTATGACAACCCCGAGAGCGACTTCGCCTATCTGGATGCCGCCAGCGGTTGGCGTCCGCCGATCAGGCCGGACGCGCCGGACAATCTTCTGGATTTCATGCGTATTATTCGCGCCGAACCGCCCCATGGCGGCGCGTTCCACTATGTCTCCGCCAACTCGGTCGTGCTTGGTTGGGTGTTGGAGGCGGTTGCCGGCGAGCCGTTCGCCGATCTTTTGTCGCGCTTAATCTGGCAGCCGATGGGGGCGGAGTTCGATGCTGACCTGGCGGTCGACCGCCAGGGACGCTCACAGACCGAAGGCGGCCTGAATGTGACGCTGCGTGATCTCGCGCGGTTCGGCGAGCTGCACCGCCTGGGCGGCATCGTTGACGGCCGGCGTGTCGTGCCGGAGGCCTGGATCAAGGATATGCGCGAGAATGGCGACGCCGATGCCTGGGACAAGGGCACGATGGCCGGCCCGTTCCCCGGACATCACTACCGGTCCCAGTGGTACACAAACCGTCAGCATCCTCATAAGCCGTTCTTCACGCTTGGTGCCTTCGGTCAGACGGTGTTTGTCGACCCGGTGGCCGAACTGGTCATGGCCAAGCTGAGCTGTTTCCCCGGCGGTTCCGGGGAAGACGCCTTGTGGGGTGACCTGATGCGCGCCTTCTATGCGATCGGCGACTCGTTTGCCGGATCGTAG
- a CDS encoding PhzF family phenazine biosynthesis protein has product MRPFFQVNAFTSELFRGNPALVVPLDAWLDDTVMQSIAAENGLTAAFFVGGNGRYDIRWFAPKTEIEGWCGHGTLAAGYVAAEELGDSSDEIVFHAEAGEARVRRQDSQYVLDLPALVPAPITLPESNVDVFGTRPTEVLGALDLIAVLPSARDVTDFVPDNEELADLPLRAVIVTAPDDDADFVSRWFAVKHGEGEDTGFTGSAHCSLVPYWAERLNKTELMARQPSPRGATLPCALHGDRVWLTSSAVKYMQGSLCL; this is encoded by the coding sequence GTGCGGCCGTTCTTTCAGGTCAATGCGTTTACGTCGGAACTGTTTCGCGGCAATCCGGCGCTCGTCGTGCCGTTGGATGCGTGGCTTGACGATACGGTGATGCAGTCGATCGCGGCGGAGAACGGACTGACCGCGGCGTTTTTTGTCGGCGGCAATGGGCGCTACGACATCCGGTGGTTCGCACCGAAGACAGAGATCGAGGGGTGGTGTGGACACGGCACGCTGGCCGCGGGCTATGTCGCCGCCGAAGAGCTTGGCGACAGTTCCGACGAGATCGTGTTCCACGCCGAGGCAGGCGAGGCTCGTGTCAGGCGGCAGGATAGCCAATATGTTCTGGACCTACCGGCGTTGGTTCCAGCCCCCATCACGCTGCCGGAGTCGAACGTCGATGTCTTCGGAACCCGGCCGACAGAGGTGCTCGGCGCGCTTGACCTCATCGCTGTCTTGCCCTCAGCGCGCGACGTGACAGATTTTGTGCCGGATAACGAAGAGCTCGCGGACTTGCCACTACGCGCCGTCATCGTGACAGCGCCGGACGATGACGCCGACTTTGTCTCGCGTTGGTTCGCGGTCAAGCATGGCGAGGGCGAAGACACGGGCTTTACCGGGTCGGCCCACTGTTCTCTGGTTCCGTATTGGGCCGAGCGATTGAACAAGACCGAGCTCATGGCGCGCCAGCCTTCGCCGCGCGGCGCGACGCTTCCTTGTGCGCTGCACGGCGATCGCGTCTGGTTGACGTCATCGGCGGTCAAGTACATGCAGGGATCACTGTGTCTCTAA
- a CDS encoding serine hydrolase: MTGTPLMAEFPAPEAGQVTLDNWRTPPYNRWAFQHVRELIPTANIWRGAGPTWELGRQPVDLMDIAFTDHTGAASDLRRFVASTQVDGLLVLHRGNVVTERYYGGFTEHRPHILMSVSKSLTATLAGMFVARGLLDPAEPVIDFMPEVKGSAFEDCTLQHILDMTVGADFDEDYLANAGAITEYREVSGWKPVTPETADGDLRSWLPSVKKKGDHGAAFHYVSPCTDLLGWILERVGGRPFHAMFSDMIWQPMGAEFDAYITVDRLGGQRTAGGICVTLRDLARFGQMLLEGGHGNGRQIVPSAWIEDTVNNHDGAAWAAGEYAETMPAGGYRNKWWIIGNDHGAYTGIGVFGQWLYIDPKASTVIAVFSSQPLPTDDNVSLDSMRCFDAVARALGG; encoded by the coding sequence ATGACAGGAACGCCCCTGATGGCGGAGTTTCCGGCACCGGAAGCAGGCCAGGTGACGTTGGATAACTGGCGGACGCCACCCTACAACCGCTGGGCGTTCCAGCATGTGCGCGAGCTGATCCCGACCGCCAACATATGGCGCGGCGCGGGCCCGACCTGGGAACTCGGCCGCCAGCCGGTGGATCTGATGGACATCGCGTTCACCGACCACACGGGCGCGGCGTCCGACCTCAGGCGGTTTGTCGCCTCGACCCAGGTCGACGGCCTGCTCGTGCTTCACCGCGGCAACGTCGTTACCGAGCGTTACTATGGCGGCTTTACCGAACACCGCCCGCACATTCTGATGTCGGTGTCGAAGTCGTTGACCGCGACGCTGGCCGGCATGTTCGTGGCGCGCGGCCTGCTCGACCCGGCCGAGCCGGTCATCGATTTCATGCCGGAGGTCAAGGGTTCGGCGTTTGAAGACTGCACGCTCCAGCACATCCTGGACATGACCGTCGGCGCCGATTTCGACGAGGACTATCTGGCCAACGCGGGCGCCATCACCGAGTACCGCGAGGTCTCCGGCTGGAAACCGGTGACGCCCGAAACCGCTGATGGCGATCTCAGGAGCTGGTTGCCCAGCGTCAAGAAGAAGGGCGATCATGGCGCTGCGTTCCACTATGTCTCGCCCTGCACCGACCTGCTCGGCTGGATCCTGGAGCGGGTCGGCGGCCGCCCGTTCCATGCCATGTTCTCCGACATGATCTGGCAGCCCATGGGCGCGGAGTTCGACGCCTACATCACGGTCGACCGGTTGGGCGGCCAGCGCACCGCCGGCGGTATCTGCGTCACCCTGCGCGACCTCGCGCGCTTTGGTCAGATGCTGCTGGAGGGCGGCCACGGCAACGGGCGCCAGATCGTGCCCAGCGCCTGGATCGAGGACACGGTGAACAACCACGACGGGGCCGCCTGGGCCGCCGGCGAGTATGCGGAGACCATGCCGGCCGGCGGTTACCGCAACAAGTGGTGGATCATCGGCAACGACCACGGCGCCTATACTGGCATCGGTGTCTTCGGTCAGTGGCTCTACATCGACCCGAAGGCGTCGACTGTTATCGCGGTCTTTTCGTCACAGCCCCTGCCGACCGACGACAATGTTTCCCTCGATTCCATGCGCTGCTTCGATGCCGTCGCACGTGCGCTCGGTGGCTAA
- a CDS encoding GNAT family N-acetyltransferase — protein sequence MSLREMTMADAGWFLPLNNDAVPHVNALKADDLEAMLAEAALAWTVLAGGEPAGGLIAFRPGTSYDSANYLWFQDNYDDFLYIDRVVVDPEQRGLGLGKSFYERAMDAARNAGVMLCCEVNERPPNPGSMRFHERFGFEPVGRQETEGGKKSVVLLTVQP from the coding sequence GTGAGCCTACGCGAGATGACGATGGCGGACGCCGGTTGGTTCCTGCCGCTCAACAACGACGCCGTGCCGCATGTCAACGCGCTCAAAGCCGATGATCTGGAAGCGATGTTGGCCGAGGCAGCCTTGGCATGGACAGTATTGGCCGGCGGCGAGCCGGCCGGCGGCCTGATCGCGTTCCGGCCGGGAACCAGCTATGACAGTGCTAACTATCTGTGGTTCCAGGATAATTACGACGATTTTCTTTACATAGATCGCGTCGTCGTCGATCCGGAACAGCGCGGCCTGGGTCTCGGCAAGAGCTTCTATGAGCGCGCCATGGACGCTGCGCGAAATGCCGGCGTCATGCTGTGTTGTGAGGTTAATGAGCGACCGCCCAATCCCGGCTCCATGCGTTTTCACGAGCGGTTCGGCTTCGAGCCGGTTGGCCGCCAGGAAACGGAAGGCGGCAAGAAGTCGGTCGTATTGCTGACGGTTCAGCCCTGA
- a CDS encoding DUF1028 domain-containing protein → MTYTIIGHCPKTGQTGLAIATVSLNVAAICPTVSRHGDIVCSQAYTNRRLGALGARCLSDGMGVAETMARLADNDGSFGFRQLAIVSKAGEAAAHTGEDCSDWKGHQIGDGYVAMGNVLAGPEVVGAMATAFEGSADQPLQKRLMTAIEAGRDAGGQAKDGRHITERSAGLVVYGWDDDGYPDTAEINVRVDAHPTAVAELRRQYEMIRHLNIYQHMKADDPAILPTTEDWETKHMTAVRPPPWYD, encoded by the coding sequence ATGACATACACGATCATCGGACACTGTCCAAAGACCGGTCAGACGGGGCTCGCCATCGCCACGGTCTCGCTCAATGTCGCGGCTATCTGCCCGACCGTCAGCCGCCACGGCGACATCGTCTGCAGTCAGGCCTACACCAATCGGCGACTGGGCGCCTTGGGCGCGCGCTGCCTGTCGGACGGCATGGGTGTGGCCGAGACGATGGCGCGGCTCGCCGACAACGACGGCAGTTTCGGGTTTCGCCAGCTCGCCATCGTGTCGAAGGCGGGCGAGGCCGCCGCCCATACGGGCGAGGATTGCTCCGACTGGAAAGGACACCAGATCGGCGACGGTTACGTCGCCATGGGCAATGTCCTGGCCGGGCCCGAGGTGGTCGGTGCCATGGCAACGGCGTTCGAGGGTTCAGCGGACCAGCCGCTGCAGAAACGTCTAATGACCGCCATCGAGGCTGGTCGCGACGCCGGCGGCCAGGCAAAAGACGGCCGCCACATCACCGAACGGTCCGCCGGTCTTGTGGTCTACGGCTGGGACGATGACGGCTATCCCGACACGGCCGAGATCAACGTTAGGGTCGACGCCCACCCGACAGCGGTCGCCGAGCTGCGCCGCCAGTACGAGATGATCCGTCATCTCAACATTTATCAGCACATGAAGGCGGACGATCCCGCGATACTGCCGACGACCGAGGACTGGGAAACCAAACACATGACGGCCGTGCGACCGCCGCCCTGGTACGACTAA
- a CDS encoding PLDc N-terminal domain-containing protein — MGIEFTGILGLIVLIADIWAIVSTVSSRASVGAKVLWIILILILPVIGFIVWLLAGPRANR; from the coding sequence ATGGGTATCGAGTTTACCGGCATTCTCGGTTTGATCGTTCTGATCGCCGATATCTGGGCGATTGTCAGCACGGTCTCCAGCCGGGCGTCTGTCGGCGCCAAGGTTCTGTGGATCATCCTGATCCTGATCCTGCCGGTCATCGGCTTTATCGTCTGGCTGCTAGCCGGTCCGCGCGCCAACCGCTAG
- a CDS encoding COX15/CtaA family protein → MTEGDRKAVALWLFAVAALIFVMVVLGGVTRLTESGLSMTDWRPVTGWLPPLNLEAWQAEFAKYQASPEFQKINFSMTLDGFKTIFWFEYAHRLLGRIIGVAFFVPFVWFLARGRLDRRHAINLGFIFLLGALQGAVGWYMVASGLVDRPYVSHYRLAMHLGLAVLIYALIVSQALRLVMSPVYGHAETGIDPLRKVAWWLIALIGLTMLSGAFVAGLDAGRAYNTFPLMDGRLIPEFYWADDPWWLNPFDNIAAVQFNHRVLAVLTVVAVIAFALWSHRFRASMGSLSAIGLLAMAAVVQAGLGIATLLMFVPVWLGALHQAGAMIVLTLALFVAHHLRRRAA, encoded by the coding sequence ATGACCGAAGGCGATCGCAAAGCCGTTGCTCTGTGGCTGTTCGCCGTCGCGGCGCTGATCTTCGTCATGGTCGTGTTGGGTGGTGTCACGCGGCTTACCGAGTCCGGTCTCAGCATGACCGATTGGCGCCCGGTCACGGGCTGGCTGCCGCCCTTGAACCTAGAAGCTTGGCAGGCGGAGTTCGCGAAGTATCAGGCAAGCCCCGAGTTTCAGAAGATCAACTTCTCGATGACGCTCGACGGCTTCAAGACGATCTTCTGGTTCGAGTACGCCCACCGTCTATTGGGCCGCATTATCGGCGTGGCGTTCTTCGTTCCCTTCGTCTGGTTTCTGGCGCGCGGCCGGCTGGATCGCCGCCACGCGATCAATTTGGGTTTCATCTTCCTGCTCGGTGCGCTGCAGGGCGCGGTCGGCTGGTACATGGTCGCCAGCGGCTTGGTCGACCGACCCTATGTCAGCCATTACCGCCTGGCGATGCACCTGGGTCTGGCGGTTCTCATCTACGCGCTGATCGTTTCCCAGGCGCTCAGGTTGGTGATGTCGCCTGTCTATGGACATGCGGAAACGGGCATCGACCCGTTGCGCAAGGTGGCCTGGTGGCTGATCGCGCTGATTGGCCTCACCATGCTGTCGGGCGCGTTCGTCGCCGGCCTTGATGCCGGGCGCGCCTATAACACCTTCCCGTTGATGGACGGGCGGCTTATCCCCGAATTCTATTGGGCCGACGATCCGTGGTGGCTGAACCCGTTCGACAACATCGCCGCGGTTCAGTTCAACCATCGTGTGCTGGCGGTTCTGACGGTTGTCGCCGTGATTGCGTTCGCGCTGTGGTCCCATCGCTTCCGCGCGTCGATGGGATCACTCAGCGCCATCGGCCTCCTGGCCATGGCGGCGGTGGTCCAAGCGGGTCTCGGGATCGCCACCCTGCTGATGTTCGTGCCGGTCTGGCTGGGCGCGCTGCACCAGGCGGGCGCCATGATCGTCTTGACGCTCGCGCTCTTCGTCGCCCACCACCTCAGGCGGCGGGCCGCATAA
- a CDS encoding FAD-binding oxidoreductase, with translation MADDRFDVVIVGGGVMGCSSAWHLMTRATDLKVAVIERDPTYTHASTPRSAGGVRQQFSIAENVEMSQYGLAFYQAFGERMAIDGDKPDVSLRQQGYLFLISEQNRETATAVNKLQRDLGAKNELLEPNAIKQRFPSLVVDDVALGSFGPEDGWMDPHAILQGFRKKAGALGARHINGNVEAIAVADGRATGVVLDDGGRIDADHVVCAAGAWSAALLRPNGVNVPVDPVRRMVFYFEIREDLEPLPLLIDMTGFYFRPEGRGYICGKSNPAEPAGDNFEVDHSWFETEIWPAMAERCPPFEALKVMNAWAGLYDVNHLDENMIIGPWPDGPANLHVLCGFSGHGLQQAPAAGRAIAELVLDGGYVSLDLSRLGCARVKAGEPLREAAIV, from the coding sequence ATGGCGGACGACCGTTTCGATGTCGTCATCGTCGGCGGTGGCGTCATGGGGTGCAGCAGCGCCTGGCATTTGATGACCCGCGCGACCGACCTGAAGGTCGCCGTGATCGAACGCGACCCCACCTACACCCATGCATCGACACCGCGCTCGGCCGGCGGCGTGCGCCAGCAGTTTTCCATCGCCGAGAATGTCGAGATGTCGCAATACGGCCTGGCATTCTATCAGGCGTTCGGCGAGCGCATGGCGATCGACGGTGACAAGCCGGACGTCAGCCTGCGCCAGCAGGGCTATCTCTTTCTGATCAGCGAACAAAACCGCGAGACCGCGACTGCCGTAAACAAGCTGCAACGTGACCTCGGCGCTAAGAACGAACTATTGGAACCCAACGCTATCAAACAGCGCTTTCCGTCGCTCGTCGTCGATGACGTGGCGCTGGGATCGTTCGGACCCGAAGACGGCTGGATGGATCCTCACGCCATCCTGCAGGGCTTCCGCAAGAAAGCAGGCGCCTTGGGCGCTCGTCACATCAACGGCAATGTCGAGGCCATCGCTGTCGCCGACGGCCGCGCCACCGGTGTCGTGCTCGACGACGGAGGCAGAATTGACGCCGATCACGTCGTGTGTGCCGCTGGCGCCTGGTCGGCCGCGCTGTTGCGGCCCAACGGAGTCAACGTGCCGGTCGATCCCGTGCGCCGCATGGTCTTCTACTTCGAGATCCGCGAGGATCTCGAACCGCTGCCCCTGCTGATCGATATGACCGGGTTCTACTTCCGGCCCGAAGGCCGCGGCTATATCTGCGGCAAGTCCAATCCCGCAGAACCGGCGGGCGACAATTTCGAGGTCGATCACTCGTGGTTCGAGACCGAGATCTGGCCAGCCATGGCCGAACGCTGTCCGCCGTTCGAGGCGCTGAAGGTGATGAACGCCTGGGCCGGCCTCTATGACGTCAATCATCTCGACGAGAACATGATCATCGGACCGTGGCCTGATGGCCCGGCGAACCTTCACGTGCTCTGCGGGTTCTCCGGACACGGCCTGCAACAGGCGCCGGCGGCGGGACGAGCGATCGCCGAACTGGTGCTGGATGGCGGTTATGTCAGCCTGGACCTTTCCCGTCTTGGCTGCGCTCGCGTCAAGGCAGGCGAGCCGTTACGCGAGGCCGCCATCGTATGA
- the ccmI gene encoding c-type cytochrome biogenesis protein CcmI: MSWVVILVLAAVTLAVLALLLVPLLRRPPEEDNRDRHSLEVYRDQLNELDRDVARGVMNEREAATARQEIERRILALHPDTKTAAGRKTTKSARLTAIALVVIVPLAAAALYAWYGSPDMPDQPMAERWADDRPVFEGGPTFGDVRRMIARFEQNLAEEPENAENWATLAGAYALLEQYGQAAEAMDRAVALEPQNAERQSLLGEFLVLGSGGIVSEEAGDAFRAAIAADPIQPIARFYLALGRAQDGDVAGALADWQALLADTPPGASWAPMVTEQITRAATELGIDPAEALAQGQSTGPTQEDVEAITSLPADEQMAMIRDMVAGLAARLENEPDNLEGWIRLAESYAVLGEWELSRSAYLHALGLAPNSTTVADGFANSVSGSLPQEGLMPDQAVEDFATVLTINPMNEQALYYSGVAATQAGDMDSAIGYWTTLRDQLGEGSRERQFIEQRIDEIGG; this comes from the coding sequence ATGTCGTGGGTTGTCATCCTGGTTCTGGCGGCGGTCACGCTTGCCGTGCTTGCGTTGCTGCTGGTCCCGCTCCTGCGCCGTCCGCCCGAAGAGGACAACCGCGACCGCCACAGCCTGGAGGTCTATCGCGATCAACTCAACGAGCTCGACCGCGACGTCGCGCGCGGCGTGATGAATGAACGCGAAGCCGCCACCGCCAGACAGGAAATCGAACGGCGGATCCTGGCCTTACACCCCGACACGAAGACTGCGGCTGGCCGCAAGACAACCAAGAGCGCACGGCTGACCGCCATTGCACTGGTCGTTATCGTGCCGCTTGCCGCCGCCGCGCTCTACGCGTGGTACGGCTCGCCCGATATGCCGGACCAGCCGATGGCCGAACGCTGGGCCGATGACCGGCCGGTCTTCGAAGGCGGTCCGACCTTCGGCGATGTCCGCCGCATGATCGCGCGTTTCGAACAGAACTTGGCCGAAGAGCCGGAGAACGCGGAGAACTGGGCAACGCTCGCCGGTGCCTACGCGCTGTTGGAACAGTATGGCCAGGCGGCGGAAGCGATGGACCGGGCTGTTGCTTTGGAGCCTCAGAACGCCGAACGCCAGTCGCTGCTGGGCGAATTTCTGGTACTGGGTTCCGGCGGTATTGTCAGCGAAGAGGCTGGCGATGCGTTCCGCGCGGCGATCGCCGCCGACCCCATCCAGCCGATCGCGCGCTTCTACCTGGCCTTGGGGCGTGCCCAGGACGGTGACGTCGCCGGCGCCTTGGCCGACTGGCAGGCGCTTCTGGCCGACACACCCCCCGGCGCGTCGTGGGCGCCCATGGTGACCGAACAAATCACCCGCGCCGCCACCGAACTGGGCATCGACCCCGCCGAAGCGCTCGCCCAAGGCCAATCGACCGGTCCCACCCAGGAGGACGTCGAGGCTATTACCAGCCTGCCAGCAGACGAGCAGATGGCGATGATCCGCGACATGGTCGCCGGTCTTGCCGCGCGTCTGGAAAACGAACCGGACAACCTTGAAGGCTGGATACGACTGGCTGAGTCCTATGCCGTCCTGGGCGAATGGGAGCTCTCGCGCAGCGCCTACCTGCATGCGCTCGGTTTGGCGCCAAACAGCACGACGGTCGCCGACGGGTTCGCCAACTCGGTCTCCGGCAGCCTGCCCCAGGAAGGCTTGATGCCTGACCAAGCTGTTGAGGATTTCGCGACCGTGCTAACGATCAACCCGATGAACGAACAGGCTCTCTACTACTCCGGCGTCGCAGCGACCCAGGCCGGCGACATGGATAGCGCCATCGGCTATTGGACGACGCTGCGCGACCAGTTGGGCGAGGGTAGCCGGGAACGCCAATTCATCGAGCAACGTATCGACGAGATCGGCGGCTGA